One Melospiza melodia melodia isolate bMelMel2 chromosome 1, bMelMel2.pri, whole genome shotgun sequence genomic window carries:
- the LOC134421208 gene encoding serpin B10-like has product MDTLNKANTSFALDFFKKQLQEDGDKNILFSPWSISSALATVYLGAKGNTADEMAKVLHFNTAEDAKNVTTTIRMQVYARTEDSLSNRRACFQKTEIGKSDNIHTGFKALSFEINQPTRNYLLKSVNQLYGEKSLPFSKEYLFLAKRYYGAEPQSVNFVGAADAVRRDINSSVEQQTEGKIQNLLPPGSVDSLTRLVLINALYFKGNWAMKFEAAATRQRPFRINMHTTKPVPMMYLRDKFNLNYIESVQADVLELPYVNNDLSMFILLPSDISGLQKLERELTFENLSAWTNPELMEKMNMEVYLPRFTLEEKYDLKSTLSRMGIQDAFTEGQADFTAMSKTGDLFLSQVFHKCYLEVNEEGTEAAAASAATLASRSLGATIIFLADHPFLFFIRHNKTKTILFLGRFSSP; this is encoded by the exons ATGGATACATTGAATAAAGCAAACACAAGCTTTGCTCTTGACTTTTTCAAGAAGCAATTGCAGGAAGATGGTGACAAGAATATTTTGTTCTCTCCTTGGAGTATTTCATCTGCCCTGGCTACTGTTTATCTGGGAGCCAAAGGTAACACTGCAGATGAGATGGCAAAG GTACTTCACTTCAACACAGCTGAAGATGCCAAAAATGTCACCACAACCATAAGAATGCAGGTCTATGCCAGAACAGAAGACAGTCTATCAAATCGACGTGCATGTTTCCAGAAG ACAGAGATTGGCAAATCAGATAATATCCATACTGGATTTAAAGCACTCAGCTTTGAAATCAACCAACCCACTAGAAACTACCTACTTAAAAGTGTCAACCAGCTATATGGAGAAAAATCATTGCCTTTCAGTAAG GAATACTTATTTTTAGCCAAGAGATATTACGGTGCAGAGCCACAATCTGTCAACTTTGTGGGAGCAGCAGATGCAGTCAGGAGAGACATCAATTCCAGTGTTGAACAACAGACTGAAG GTAAAATCCAGAATCTGCTGCCTCCTGGATCTGTAGATTCGCTTACCAGGCTAGTCCTGATAAATGCACTCTACTTCAAAGGAAACTGGGCAATGAAGTTTGAAGCTGCAGCTACCAGGCAAAGGCCTTTCAGAATAAACATG CATACAACTAAACCAGTGCCCATGATGTACCTGAGGGAtaaatttaacttaaactacatAGAATCAGTTCAGGCTGATGTTCTTGAGCTTCCATACGTCAATAACGACCTCAGCATGTTCATCTTGCTACCAAGTGACATCTCCGGTTTACAAAAG CTAGAAAGAGAACTGACTTTTGAAAACTTGTCTGCATGGACAAATCCAGAACTAATGGAGAAAATGAACATGGAAGTTTATCTGCCCAGGTTCACGTTAGAAGAGAAATATGACCTCAAATCTACTTTGAGCAGGATGGGGATACAAGATGCCTTCACAGAAGGTCAAGCTGATTTCACAGCAATGTCCAAGACTGGTGATCTGTTTTTGTCACAAGTTTTCCACAAGTGTTACCTGGAAGTCAATGAAGAAggcacagaggcagctgctgccagtgcGGCAACACTGGCATCACGAAGTCTTGGTGCTACTATTATCTTTTTGGCAGATCaccctttccttttctttatcaGGCACAACAAGACCAAGACTATCCTCTTCTTGGGAAGGTTTTCTTCCCCCTAG
- the LOC134421231 gene encoding ovalbumin-like — MASIGPVSTEVCCDIFRELRSQRVQENVCYSPLLIISTLSMVYIGAKDNTKAQIEKAIHFDKIPGFGESTESQCGTSVSIHASLKDIVTQITKPSDNYSISIASRLYAEEKYPILPEYIQCVKELYKGGLESISFQAAAEKSRELINSWVERQTNGSIKNILRPSSVSSQTDMILVSAIYFKGLWEKAFKEEDTQTVPFRISEQESKPVQMMSQIGTFKVAEIPSEKCRILELPYASGRLSLWVLLPDDISGLEQLETAITFENLKEWTSSRKMEERKIKVYLPRMKIEEKYNLTSVLKSLGITDLFSSSADLSGISSARSLKVSGAFHEAFVEIQEAGSKAARSSGAGVDDTSVSEEIRADHPFLFLIKHNPTDSILFFGRCYSP, encoded by the exons ATGGCCTCCATCGGTCCAGTGAGCACAGAAGTTTGCTGTGACATATTCAGGGAGCTGAGAAGCCAGAGAGTCCAGGAGAATGTCTGCTACTCCCCTCTGCTCATCATTTCAACCCTCTCCATGGTCTACATAGGTGCAAAAGATAACACCAAGGCTCAGATAGAAAAG GCTATCCACTTTGATAAAATCCCAGGATTTGGAGAGAGTACTGAATCTCAG TGCGGCACCTCTGTGAGCATCCACGCTTCACTTAAGGACATTGTCACCCAAATCACCAAACCAAGTGACAATTATTCCATCAGCATCGCCAGCAGACTTTATGCTGAAGAGAAATACCCAATTCTGCCG GAATACATTCAATGCGTGAAGGAACTGTATAAGGGAGGCTTGGAATCGATCAGCTTTCAAGCAGCTGCAGAAAAATCCAGAGAGCTCATAAATTCCTGGGTTGAAAGACAGACGAATG GGTCTATCAAAAATATCCTTCGACCAAGCTCTGTGAGCTCACAAACTGACATGATCCTGGTCAGTGCCATCTACTTCAAAGGACTGTGGGAGAAAGCATTTAAGGAAGAAGATACCCAGACAGTTCCTTTCAGAATTTCTGAG CAAGAAAGCAAACCTGTGCAGATGATGTCTCAGATTGGTACATTTAAAGTGGCAGAGATCCCTTCTGAGAAATGCAGAATCCTGGAGCTTCCATATGCCAGTGGGCGGCTGAGCCTGTGGGTGCTGTTGCCTGATGACATCTCTGGCCTGGAGCAG cTTGAGACTGCAATCACCTTTGAAAACCTCAAGGAGTGGACCAGTTCTAGAAAGATGGAAGAGAGGAAGATTAAAGTTTATCTGCCCCGCATGAAGATTGAGGAAAAATATAACCTCACATCTGTCTTAAAATCCTTGGGTATCACCGACCTGTTCAGCTCCTCAGCCGATCTCTCTGGCATCTCTTCAGCACGGAGCCTGAAGGTGTCTGGAGCATTCCATGAGGCATTTGTGGAGATTCAAGAAGCAGGCAGCAAGGCGGCACGCTCATCAGGAGCTGGGGTAGATGACACAAGTGTCTCTGAAGAGATTAGAGCTGACCACCCTTTCCTCTTCTTGATCAAGCACAACCCAACTGACAGCATCTTGTTCTTTGGCAGATGCTATTCCCCTTAA
- the LOC134421214 gene encoding heterochromatin-associated protein MENT-like isoform X1: MEVVSTSVGNFTVDLFNKLNENNKGKNIFFSPWSISAALALTYLGAKGPTATEMAEVLHFNVGAGAEAASSVVRPSRGRPKRRKLDPENKQTADIHSSFKKLLTTINKPRSTYSLKSANRIYVEKTFLLLPTYIQLSKNYYEAEPQKVNFKTAPEQTGKEINTWVEKQTEGKIKNLLGPRDVTNSTKLILINAIYFKAEWEVKFRAEDTELQPFRLSKNKTKPVKMMYMRKTFPVLIMEAMNFKMIELPYVKRELSMFILLPDDIKDNTTGLEQLERELTYEKLSKWADSKKITETLVDLYLPKFEMEERYDLSDNLIRMGMRSAFSSNADFSGMTEKDRVMISKVFHKSFVAVDEKGTEAAAATAVLVELTSAHDSHVLKFRVDHPFYFFIRHNKSKSILFFGRFCSPLE; this comes from the exons ATGGAAGTGGTCTCCACATCAGTTGGCAACTTTACTGTTGATCTCTTCAACAAGCTGAATGAgaacaacaaaggaaaaaacatttTCTTCTCCCCTTGGAGCATatcagcagctctggctctgacATACCTGGGAGCAAAAGGACCTACAGCAACTGAGATGGCAGAG GTCCTTCATTTCAAcgtgggagcaggagctgaagcTGCTTCTTCTGTGGTGAGACCTTCTCGGGGGAGACCAAAGAGAAGAAAATTG GATCCTGAGAACAAGCAAACTGCAGATATTCATTCTAGCTTCAAGAAGCTCCTGACTACCATCAACAAACCCAGAAGCACCTACTCCCTGAAAAGTGCCAACCGCATTTACGTGGAAAAAACCTTCCTATTATTGCCT aCATACATACAGCTCAGTAAGAACTACTATGAAGCAGAGCCACAGAAGGTTAACTTTAAGACAGCACCAGAACAGACAGGAAAGGAAATCAACACTTGGGTTGAAAAACAAACTGAGG GCAAAATCAAGAATTTGCTGGGTCCACGAGATGTGACAAACTCCACCAAGCTGATCCTGATAAATGCCATTTACTTCAAGGCAGAATGGGAAGTGAAATTTAGGGCAGAAGATACAGAACTGCAACCCTTCCGACTGAGCAAG AACAAGACCAAGCCTGTAAAGATGATGTACATGAGAAAAACATTTCCAGTCCTCATCATGGAAGCAATGAATTTCAAAATGATTGAGCTGCCATATGTGAAACGTGAACTCAGTATGTTCATCCTCCTTCCTGATGACATCAAAGACAACACTACGGGTCTTGAACAG CTGGAAAGAGAACTGACATATGAGAAGCTGTCCAAATGGGCTGACTCCAAGAAGATAACCGAGACTCTTGTGGACCTGTACCTACCTAAATTCGAAATGGAAGAGAGATATGACCTCAGCGATAATCTGATCAGGATGGGAATGCGCAGTGCCTTCAGCAGCAATGCTGATTTCAGTGGAATGACAGAGAAGGATAGagtgatgatctccaaggttttCCACAAGTCTTTTGTTGCAGTTGATGAGAAGGGCACTGAGgcagctgctgctactgctgtcCTTGTAGAACTAACAAGTGCACATGATAGCCATGTTCTGAAATTTAGGGTTGACCACCCTTTCTACTTCTTCATCAGACACAACAAGTCCAAGAGCATCCTTTTTTTTGGTAGATTCTGCTCTCCTCTAGAATGA
- the LOC134421214 gene encoding heterochromatin-associated protein MENT-like isoform X2 produces the protein MEVVSTSVGNFTVDLFNKLNENNKGKNIFFSPWSISAALALTYLGAKGPTATEMAEVLHFNVGAGAEAASSVDPENKQTADIHSSFKKLLTTINKPRSTYSLKSANRIYVEKTFLLLPTYIQLSKNYYEAEPQKVNFKTAPEQTGKEINTWVEKQTEGKIKNLLGPRDVTNSTKLILINAIYFKAEWEVKFRAEDTELQPFRLSKNKTKPVKMMYMRKTFPVLIMEAMNFKMIELPYVKRELSMFILLPDDIKDNTTGLEQLERELTYEKLSKWADSKKITETLVDLYLPKFEMEERYDLSDNLIRMGMRSAFSSNADFSGMTEKDRVMISKVFHKSFVAVDEKGTEAAAATAVLVELTSAHDSHVLKFRVDHPFYFFIRHNKSKSILFFGRFCSPLE, from the exons ATGGAAGTGGTCTCCACATCAGTTGGCAACTTTACTGTTGATCTCTTCAACAAGCTGAATGAgaacaacaaaggaaaaaacatttTCTTCTCCCCTTGGAGCATatcagcagctctggctctgacATACCTGGGAGCAAAAGGACCTACAGCAACTGAGATGGCAGAG GTCCTTCATTTCAAcgtgggagcaggagctgaagcTGCTTCTTCTGTG GATCCTGAGAACAAGCAAACTGCAGATATTCATTCTAGCTTCAAGAAGCTCCTGACTACCATCAACAAACCCAGAAGCACCTACTCCCTGAAAAGTGCCAACCGCATTTACGTGGAAAAAACCTTCCTATTATTGCCT aCATACATACAGCTCAGTAAGAACTACTATGAAGCAGAGCCACAGAAGGTTAACTTTAAGACAGCACCAGAACAGACAGGAAAGGAAATCAACACTTGGGTTGAAAAACAAACTGAGG GCAAAATCAAGAATTTGCTGGGTCCACGAGATGTGACAAACTCCACCAAGCTGATCCTGATAAATGCCATTTACTTCAAGGCAGAATGGGAAGTGAAATTTAGGGCAGAAGATACAGAACTGCAACCCTTCCGACTGAGCAAG AACAAGACCAAGCCTGTAAAGATGATGTACATGAGAAAAACATTTCCAGTCCTCATCATGGAAGCAATGAATTTCAAAATGATTGAGCTGCCATATGTGAAACGTGAACTCAGTATGTTCATCCTCCTTCCTGATGACATCAAAGACAACACTACGGGTCTTGAACAG CTGGAAAGAGAACTGACATATGAGAAGCTGTCCAAATGGGCTGACTCCAAGAAGATAACCGAGACTCTTGTGGACCTGTACCTACCTAAATTCGAAATGGAAGAGAGATATGACCTCAGCGATAATCTGATCAGGATGGGAATGCGCAGTGCCTTCAGCAGCAATGCTGATTTCAGTGGAATGACAGAGAAGGATAGagtgatgatctccaaggttttCCACAAGTCTTTTGTTGCAGTTGATGAGAAGGGCACTGAGgcagctgctgctactgctgtcCTTGTAGAACTAACAAGTGCACATGATAGCCATGTTCTGAAATTTAGGGTTGACCACCCTTTCTACTTCTTCATCAGACACAACAAGTCCAAGAGCATCCTTTTTTTTGGTAGATTCTGCTCTCCTCTAGAATGA